The following coding sequences lie in one Metallumcola ferriviriculae genomic window:
- the prfA gene encoding peptide chain release factor 1 codes for MLEKLKQVVDRYEELGRLISDPEVIADNAQFQKHAKAHAGLQEVVDTFQRYQKVVSDLEEAQALLEDDLDADFREMAEAEVEQRTKEKEQLEEQLKLLLLPKDPNDEKNVIMEIRGGAGGDEAALFAGDLFRMYSRYAENQGWKTEVLSLHGTDIGGFKEISFLIEGQGAYSRLKFESGVHRVQRIPSTESGGRIHTSTATVAVLPEAEEVDIAINANDLRVDVFCSSGPGGQSVNTTQSAVRITHLPTGLVVSCQDEKSQHKNKDKALKVLRARLLDNAQQEQHGELASTRKSQVGTGDRSERIRTYNFPQSRVTDHRVGLTLHKLETILQGDMDEIIDTLITIDQAEKIKEVE; via the coding sequence ATGCTAGAGAAACTAAAACAAGTAGTAGACAGATATGAAGAACTGGGACGGTTAATCAGTGACCCCGAGGTAATTGCTGATAATGCCCAGTTTCAAAAGCACGCCAAAGCCCATGCCGGGCTTCAGGAAGTGGTAGATACTTTCCAGCGCTATCAAAAAGTAGTGTCTGACTTAGAGGAAGCGCAGGCTTTACTGGAAGATGACCTGGATGCTGATTTTCGCGAAATGGCAGAAGCTGAGGTTGAGCAGCGTACAAAGGAAAAGGAGCAGTTAGAAGAGCAGTTGAAACTGCTGCTGCTGCCTAAAGATCCTAATGATGAGAAAAACGTCATCATGGAGATCCGCGGCGGTGCAGGGGGAGACGAAGCCGCTCTCTTTGCCGGTGATTTGTTTCGTATGTATAGCCGCTACGCCGAAAACCAAGGATGGAAGACCGAGGTTCTAAGTCTTCATGGAACAGACATCGGCGGTTTCAAGGAAATTTCTTTTCTGATAGAGGGTCAGGGTGCCTACAGTAGATTGAAATTTGAAAGCGGTGTGCATAGGGTCCAGCGGATTCCCAGTACCGAGTCAGGCGGTCGTATTCATACTTCCACCGCTACCGTGGCAGTGCTGCCCGAGGCGGAAGAAGTAGACATCGCTATTAATGCCAATGACCTGCGAGTGGATGTATTTTGCTCCAGCGGGCCCGGCGGACAATCCGTAAATACCACACAATCCGCCGTACGTATTACCCATCTACCCACCGGGTTAGTGGTATCATGTCAGGATGAAAAGTCTCAGCACAAAAATAAAGATAAGGCACTTAAGGTCCTAAGGGCTAGACTACTAGATAATGCTCAGCAGGAACAGCATGGTGAGCTTGCCTCTACGCGTAAATCCCAGGTGGGAACCGGTGACCGCAGTGAGCGTATCCGTACCTATAATTTCCCCCAGAGCCGGGTGACCGATCATAGGGTTGGCCTGACCCTGCATAAGTTGGAGACCATTCTTCAGGGGGATATGGACGAGATTATTGATACCTTAATCACAATAGATCAGGCGGAAAAAATTAAAGAGGTGGAATAA
- a CDS encoding chromate transporter, which produces MLFKLFLAFAKIGAFSFGGGYAVIPLLYRDTVTINGWLTKSQMTDMVAVAQMTPGPIAVNLATFVGYRLDGIQGAAAATLGLITPSVLLALLVAGFFARFQEKYQVKSVLAGIRPVVIALIAAAAVFLVHGAVKDVFGVMLALLVLFLSAFTRLHPIWMIMIAGFLGMIIY; this is translated from the coding sequence ATGCTTTTTAAGCTATTTTTGGCCTTTGCTAAAATAGGTGCATTTAGTTTTGGCGGCGGTTATGCTGTTATCCCGCTGCTTTACCGAGATACGGTTACGATAAATGGTTGGCTTACAAAATCTCAGATGACGGACATGGTGGCGGTGGCTCAAATGACCCCGGGTCCCATTGCTGTAAATCTGGCCACGTTTGTCGGTTACAGATTAGACGGGATACAGGGCGCTGCTGCGGCAACACTGGGCCTAATTACACCATCGGTGCTGCTAGCCTTATTGGTGGCAGGTTTTTTTGCCCGTTTTCAGGAGAAATATCAGGTGAAAAGCGTGCTGGCCGGTATTAGACCGGTAGTAATTGCACTTATAGCTGCAGCGGCAGTATTTTTAGTTCACGGCGCGGTGAAGGACGTTTTCGGTGTTATGCTAGCGTTGCTGGTGCTGTTTTTATCAGCTTTTACCCGATTGCATCCGATTTGGATGATTATGATTGCTGGCTTTTTGGGGATGATTATATATTAA
- a CDS encoding manganese efflux pump MntP family protein, protein MDYVTLMAVSVALGTDAFSMALGLGTTGVRLRRIVEISLVVSVFHVFMPLIGLVVGAFLGRVVGNIATVIGALVVMFIGLQMLWGSIKPQLARYGFAAKANIERERNTQVVTGFWAMAMLAASVSMDALSVGFSLGTFKANLVTTVLVMGIVAGIMTASGFLSGRQLGSWFGDKAQALGGIVLVAIGIKLLLS, encoded by the coding sequence GTGGATTATGTGACTTTAATGGCGGTTTCGGTAGCGCTGGGGACAGATGCCTTTTCCATGGCTTTGGGCTTGGGCACGACAGGCGTTCGCCTGCGTCGTATTGTGGAAATTTCCCTGGTGGTTAGTGTCTTCCATGTTTTTATGCCTTTGATTGGGCTGGTAGTGGGTGCTTTTCTTGGACGGGTGGTAGGTAATATCGCCACCGTGATAGGTGCGTTGGTGGTTATGTTTATCGGGCTGCAGATGTTATGGGGCAGCATTAAGCCCCAGTTGGCTCGGTACGGTTTTGCCGCGAAGGCGAACATTGAAAGGGAGCGCAATACGCAGGTAGTGACGGGCTTTTGGGCGATGGCTATGCTGGCGGCCAGCGTCAGCATGGATGCTTTGAGTGTCGGTTTTAGTTTGGGGACATTTAAAGCTAATTTGGTTACCACCGTGCTGGTAATGGGCATAGTAGCAGGTATTATGACCGCTTCGGGCTTTTTGTCCGGGCGCCAGCTGGGGTCATGGTTTGGCGATAAGGCTCAGGCACTAGGCGGGATAGTATTGGTGGCCATCGGTATCAAACTATTATTAAGTTAG
- a CDS encoding TIGR01440 family protein — MELKDISISTKAAVEFLIDQAQPEAGMVLVVGCSTSEVMGKKIGSASNEEAARTIYQAIAEACDQQVALAFQCCEHLNRALVVEKETAMRLGLTVVSAVPKLGAGGALSAQAFREFLQPVLVEHIAAQLGMDIGDTFIGMHLQPVLKPVRAKVTKIGSANLTMGYSRPKLIGGERAVYCD; from the coding sequence ATGGAATTAAAAGATATATCTATCAGTACAAAAGCAGCAGTCGAATTTCTTATTGACCAGGCCCAGCCGGAAGCGGGGATGGTATTGGTTGTGGGCTGCAGCACTAGTGAAGTGATGGGCAAAAAAATAGGTTCAGCATCCAACGAAGAAGCTGCGCGAACCATTTACCAAGCCATTGCCGAGGCGTGTGACCAGCAGGTGGCACTGGCTTTTCAGTGCTGCGAGCATCTAAACCGGGCTTTAGTGGTTGAAAAGGAAACGGCCATGCGCTTAGGCCTTACCGTAGTCAGTGCGGTTCCCAAGCTTGGCGCCGGCGGTGCACTGTCCGCTCAAGCATTTCGGGAATTTTTGCAGCCGGTACTGGTGGAGCACATCGCGGCCCAGCTGGGCATGGATATTGGCGACACATTTATCGGCATGCACCTTCAGCCGGTACTAAAGCCGGTGCGCGCCAAGGTAACAAAGATAGGCAGCGCCAATTTAACTATGGGGTACAGCAGGCCGAAGCTGATTGGCGGTGAACGGGCTGTTTATTGCGATTAA
- the prmC gene encoding peptide chain release factor N(5)-glutamine methyltransferase: MTYREMLRHAAGKLKEVGVEYPRLDAGVLLGHLTGLSTAKLMVRIDEVASRQLEEDFMDLVARRAKREPLQYLTGIQEFMSLEFHVSPAVLIPRGDTEVLVEEALRLIDRHAINHMADVGTGSGAIALSIAYHSGKKVWATDISTEALAVAEENALRLGVRHQVTFLQGDLLAPLIETGVQVGLLTANLPYIPTAELAVLAPELSREPISALDGGADGLDYYRTILPQLKKVLEPGGFLLMEMAWDQAEGLARLCRNHGMNRFEVIKDYGGRDRIFKVRLS; this comes from the coding sequence GTGACGTACCGGGAAATGCTGCGGCATGCTGCCGGTAAGTTGAAAGAGGTTGGGGTAGAATATCCCCGCCTGGATGCCGGAGTCCTACTTGGGCATCTCACCGGTTTATCTACCGCTAAATTAATGGTGCGAATAGATGAGGTCGCTTCCCGGCAGTTAGAAGAAGATTTTATGGATTTGGTGGCTCGGCGCGCCAAGAGAGAGCCGCTGCAATATCTCACCGGAATACAGGAATTCATGTCCCTGGAGTTTCACGTATCTCCCGCTGTGCTGATACCCCGGGGTGATACGGAGGTGCTGGTGGAAGAGGCGCTGCGCCTGATTGACCGCCATGCAATCAACCACATGGCCGATGTCGGCACCGGCAGCGGTGCTATCGCTTTAAGCATTGCCTATCACAGTGGCAAGAAGGTTTGGGCGACCGATATTTCAACCGAAGCATTGGCTGTGGCCGAAGAGAATGCCCTTCGCCTTGGTGTTCGGCACCAGGTTACCTTTTTGCAAGGCGATTTGCTGGCACCGTTGATAGAGACTGGCGTGCAAGTGGGGCTGCTTACCGCTAATCTGCCTTATATTCCCACTGCTGAACTGGCGGTACTGGCGCCGGAACTCTCCCGTGAACCGATAAGTGCATTGGACGGAGGGGCGGATGGCTTAGATTATTACCGCACAATACTGCCCCAGTTGAAGAAGGTGTTAGAACCTGGCGGGTTCCTATTGATGGAGATGGCTTGGGACCAGGCGGAAGGTTTGGCGCGGCTATGCCGCAACCATGGCATGAACCGTTTTGAAGTAATCAAGGATTACGGCGGGCGTGATCGAATTTTTAAGGTTCGGCTGAGTTAA
- a CDS encoding L-threonylcarbamoyladenylate synthase: protein MKTKLLKMHSQVPDIQKLVQAAEIIKGGGLVAFPTETVYGLGANAMDRDAVAGIFRAKGRPADNPLIVHIAKAVEVKYLSTYLPVGAGELMKAFWPGPLTLVLPRHPRVPKIVSAGLDTVAIRMPQHPVALALIKAARVPIAAPSANRSGKPSPTTGTHVLKDLAGKIEAIVDAGPCDVGVESTVVDLTASVPTILRPGGITLEQLQAVLGKVEMDPALAAGEMPRAPGMKYVHYAPEGELILVEGDLPGVFDKICQLYRHYLSQGLRVGILASEENSFRYRQELQPEIIVSLGSHKRPETAANKLFSALRSCDRRHAQIILCEAFPREGVGVALMNRLEKAAKRRISL from the coding sequence TTGAAGACCAAATTACTGAAAATGCATTCGCAGGTACCAGATATTCAGAAACTGGTTCAGGCGGCGGAAATCATTAAAGGTGGCGGATTGGTGGCCTTTCCTACTGAGACGGTATATGGGTTGGGGGCAAATGCTATGGATCGGGACGCGGTGGCGGGAATATTTCGGGCTAAGGGCCGGCCGGCGGACAATCCGCTGATTGTACATATTGCTAAAGCGGTAGAAGTGAAATACCTGAGTACCTATCTGCCTGTAGGAGCAGGGGAATTAATGAAGGCCTTTTGGCCGGGGCCGCTGACCTTAGTATTGCCGCGTCATCCTCGGGTACCTAAGATTGTTTCCGCGGGTCTGGATACGGTGGCCATAAGGATGCCGCAGCACCCGGTAGCTCTGGCATTGATTAAAGCGGCAAGGGTACCTATTGCAGCGCCAAGCGCTAACCGCTCCGGCAAACCCAGCCCTACTACCGGCACCCATGTTCTTAAAGACCTGGCAGGAAAGATTGAAGCCATTGTAGACGCGGGTCCTTGCGATGTGGGTGTGGAATCTACCGTGGTGGACTTGACGGCTTCAGTGCCCACTATACTTAGACCAGGTGGCATTACCTTGGAACAACTGCAGGCGGTATTGGGCAAGGTAGAAATGGACCCGGCGCTGGCAGCCGGTGAAATGCCTAGGGCACCGGGAATGAAATATGTGCACTATGCTCCCGAAGGCGAATTGATATTGGTGGAAGGTGATTTGCCCGGTGTCTTTGATAAGATTTGCCAGCTTTATCGGCACTATCTTTCCCAAGGATTGCGGGTAGGAATATTGGCATCAGAGGAGAATAGCTTTCGTTACCGGCAGGAACTTCAACCGGAAATTATTGTTTCTCTTGGTTCCCATAAAAGACCGGAAACTGCAGCTAATAAGTTATTCAGTGCGCTGCGCAGTTGTGACAGGCGACACGCCCAGATAATACTATGTGAGGCCTTTCCCCGGGAAGGGGTAGGAGTCGCCTTGATGAATAGGCTGGAAAAAGCCGCTAAAAGAAGGATTTCCCTTTAG
- the rpiB gene encoding ribose 5-phosphate isomerase B, translated as MKIALGSDHGGFELKAIIKELFDQLGIPYQDFGTLDKESVDYPDFAAKVAEAVAGGDFERGIVVCGTGIGVSIAANKVRGIRAALCHDVFSAKASREHNDANVLTLGQRVIGPGLALEIVKTWLGTDFAGGRHSRRVDKIKAIEERYL; from the coding sequence ATGAAAATTGCTTTGGGCAGTGACCACGGCGGCTTTGAATTAAAGGCAATAATAAAGGAATTATTCGATCAGCTCGGTATCCCTTATCAGGATTTTGGTACGTTAGATAAAGAATCGGTGGACTACCCCGACTTTGCCGCAAAAGTGGCAGAAGCAGTGGCCGGGGGCGACTTTGAACGTGGAATCGTGGTGTGTGGTACCGGCATCGGGGTATCCATTGCCGCCAATAAGGTGCGGGGTATCCGGGCGGCCCTTTGTCATGATGTTTTTTCGGCTAAGGCATCTCGGGAACATAACGACGCCAATGTTCTTACCTTGGGGCAGAGAGTAATAGGCCCCGGTCTAGCATTGGAAATTGTCAAGACATGGCTTGGCACCGACTTTGCCGGAGGCAGGCATTCCCGGCGAGTTGATAAAATTAAGGCTATTGAAGAAAGATATCTATAG
- a CDS encoding chromate transporter, which produces MPTQPTTKTEPEGKVNAWLLFAGFFHIGAFTIGGGYAMIPIIQRDLVKREWFEEEEFLDLIAVAQSIPGAIAVNAAILVGYRLGGIIGALAATLGAVLPSFLVILLVASLLVKFWEYPYISGFLAGARPAVVGLLLYAALSLGKKAVGSVFDWVSLVSGFVALVVFNVHPIAVIVLAGLAGFVRHGKGR; this is translated from the coding sequence ATGCCCACACAACCAACCACAAAAACTGAACCCGAGGGAAAAGTTAATGCCTGGCTGCTCTTTGCCGGGTTTTTTCACATAGGTGCTTTTACCATTGGCGGCGGCTATGCCATGATACCAATCATTCAACGAGATTTAGTCAAACGGGAATGGTTTGAAGAGGAGGAGTTTCTGGACTTAATTGCTGTGGCTCAGTCTATCCCCGGCGCTATTGCGGTCAATGCAGCGATATTAGTAGGATATCGTTTGGGTGGCATTATTGGGGCACTGGCTGCCACGCTGGGAGCGGTACTGCCTTCATTTCTAGTGATCTTGCTTGTGGCCAGTCTGCTGGTTAAGTTTTGGGAGTACCCTTACATAAGCGGCTTTCTAGCTGGGGCCCGGCCGGCGGTAGTAGGGCTGCTGCTTTATGCAGCCCTTTCCTTAGGGAAGAAGGCAGTTGGCTCGGTCTTTGACTGGGTATCATTGGTATCGGGGTTCGTAGCTTTGGTGGTTTTTAATGTTCACCCCATTGCGGTAATAGTGTTAGCGGGATTAGCGGGGTTTGTCAGACATGGTAAGGGGAGATAG
- a CDS encoding low molecular weight protein arginine phosphatase produces the protein MFKILFVCTGNTCRSSMAEALAKQIIADRQLQDELMVSSAGISAMKGMPAAEQAVEVMSRQGIDLTGHRASMVNKNILTETDLVLTMTDSHKAALRGQVPEDKLYILGEYAGEPGNISDPIGGPVEVYQQCAQQLARLIAKAIERALA, from the coding sequence GTGTTTAAAATATTATTTGTATGTACAGGCAATACCTGCCGCAGCAGCATGGCAGAAGCTTTGGCAAAACAGATTATTGCTGACAGACAATTGCAGGACGAGTTGATGGTTTCTTCTGCGGGCATTTCCGCCATGAAAGGGATGCCTGCTGCTGAACAAGCGGTTGAAGTGATGTCCCGGCAGGGCATTGACCTCACGGGTCATCGCGCCAGTATGGTAAATAAAAACATTTTGACAGAGACCGACCTTGTGCTCACCATGACCGACAGCCATAAAGCGGCTTTAAGGGGACAGGTTCCTGAGGACAAGCTATACATCCTGGGGGAATACGCCGGTGAACCGGGGAATATATCAGATCCAATCGGTGGTCCTGTTGAAGTATATCAACAATGTGCGCAACAGCTGGCGCGTTTGATAGCCAAAGCTATAGAGCGAGCCTTAGCATAA
- a CDS encoding cyclic-di-AMP receptor: MKLVIAMVQDNDAENLLQKLNDRGFMATKFATTGGFLRRGNTTILTGVDDDKVEAVKDTIKSCCEARQLETLASAQQSRGNPIDLCGATVFVLDVAEFHKF, translated from the coding sequence ATGAAGCTAGTGATAGCAATGGTCCAGGATAATGATGCGGAAAACTTGTTACAAAAGTTAAATGATCGCGGCTTCATGGCAACTAAATTCGCTACTACCGGTGGCTTCTTGCGCCGAGGCAACACTACAATCCTTACCGGTGTTGATGATGATAAGGTTGAAGCGGTGAAGGATACTATCAAGTCCTGCTGTGAAGCACGACAGCTAGAAACGCTGGCCAGCGCCCAGCAGAGCCGAGGAAATCCGATAGACCTGTGCGGCGCGACGGTATTCGTTTTGGATGTAGCAGAGTTCCACAAATTTTGA
- a CDS encoding ZIP family metal transporter, whose translation MELLILSIFAGLATSLGALVVAVQRNLSERSLAVLLGGAAGIMAGVVILDLLPSAWYQGGLSAVVQGFLFGLLFLFLLDRLFAFTAPAGGRDRDSYYMLNMGYLIAVGIALHDVPEGMAIAVGYAAEAKLGVVLVLAIALHNIPEGMAAAAPLLMGGSSFKRIMLVTGIISMFTPLGTLAGMLLVKISIKTLGEMLAVAAGAMTYIVRFELIPEARMRHPNYALLGIAGGAGISLLLALWHGA comes from the coding sequence ATGGAATTATTGATTCTTAGTATTTTTGCAGGGTTGGCCACATCACTGGGCGCTTTAGTGGTAGCGGTACAGCGCAATTTAAGCGAACGGTCTTTAGCGGTACTGCTTGGCGGTGCTGCTGGGATTATGGCAGGGGTGGTTATCTTAGATTTGCTTCCTTCCGCCTGGTATCAGGGTGGTTTGTCAGCGGTTGTCCAGGGGTTCCTTTTTGGGCTGCTATTTTTATTCTTGCTGGATCGTTTATTTGCTTTTACTGCACCTGCCGGCGGCCGTGATCGCGATAGCTACTACATGCTTAATATGGGCTATCTAATTGCCGTCGGTATTGCCCTGCACGACGTGCCCGAGGGGATGGCTATCGCGGTGGGGTATGCCGCAGAAGCCAAGCTAGGTGTGGTATTGGTTTTAGCCATTGCCCTGCATAATATCCCCGAAGGAATGGCTGCGGCAGCGCCGTTATTGATGGGGGGCAGCAGTTTTAAAAGAATAATGTTGGTAACCGGGATTATCAGCATGTTTACGCCCTTGGGTACCTTGGCAGGCATGCTGCTGGTAAAAATATCAATCAAAACACTGGGTGAGATGTTGGCAGTGGCCGCAGGTGCCATGACATACATAGTTCGTTTTGAGCTAATTCCTGAAGCTAGAATGCGACATCCCAATTATGCACTTTTGGGAATAGCCGGGGGTGCCGGCATCAGCTTGCTCTTAGCGCTTTGGCATGGCGCTTAA